The region CAACTGCTCGCCGACCTGCGCCCGGCCCACGCGGCCTGACCACCGGGCCGGTCCTCGCCCCGGGCGTCGTCACCGGAAGTCGTCCGCGTGCTCTGCGGCCCACTGCCGGAACGTGCGCCCGGGGCGTCCGGTCACCTGCTCGACGTCCGGGGCGACCCAGCCGCTGCTGTCGGCATAGCGCCCCATCTCCAGGAACCACTCGATCACCTCGGTCGGGTAGTGGTCCTTCCAGTGCTGGCGGGCCTGCTCCGGGGTCAGCTCGTCGAAGCGCACCGGACGGCCGATCGCCTCGCCGATCAACCGGACCGCGTCCCGGCGGCGGACCGGCTCCGGCCCGGTCGGCTGGTACACCCGGCCGGCGTGGCCGTCCTCGGTCAGCGCGGCCACGATGACCGAGGCGATGTCCGCCTCGTGGACCAGCGCGCTGTTCCAGTCCCCGAACGGCGCCCGCACCACCCCCTCGGCGCGAATGCCAGCCGCCCACTCGCGGGTGTTCGCCATGAACTCGCCCGGGAAGACGTGTGTCCAC is a window of Micromonospora sp. WMMD961 DNA encoding:
- a CDS encoding NAD(P)H-binding protein; the protein is MPILVTGATGTVGGSVVLQLVSAGHDVRALTRDPASPAATALPERVEVVAGDFARPHTLVAALRGVTRMHLVAMDGHGPLTTGPEILELARQAGVRRVTHLGHNDPSRADDDPIEAPHRPLHRAVENSGLEWTHVFPGEFMANTREWAAGIRAEGVVRAPFGDWNSALVHEADIASVIVAALTEDGHAGRVYQPTGPEPVRRRDAVRLIGEAIGRPVRFDELTPEQARQHWKDHYPTEVIEWFLEMGRYADSSGWVAPDVEQVTGRPGRTFRQWAAEHADDFR